A section of the Phaseolus vulgaris cultivar G19833 chromosome 8, P. vulgaris v2.0, whole genome shotgun sequence genome encodes:
- the LOC137823998 gene encoding ER lumen protein-retaining receptor — MNIFRLAGDMTHLASVLVLLLKIHTIKSCAGVSLKTQELYAFVFACRYLDIFTNYVSLYNTVMKLIFLGSSFSIVWYMRYHKVVRRSYDKDQDTFRHYFLILPCLVLALLINEKFTVKEVMWTFSLYLEAVAILPQLVLLQRTRNIDNLTGQYVFLLGAYRGLYILNWIYRYFTEPHFVHWITWISGLVQTLLYADFFYYYFQSWKNNQKLHLPA; from the exons ATGAATATTTTCAGGTTAGCTGGGGACATGACCCATTTGGCCAGCGTCCTCGTCCTCCTCCTCAAGATCCACACCATCAAGTCCTGCGCCG GTGTCTCGTTGaagactcaagaactctatGCATTTGTTTTTGCTTGTCGCTACTTAGATATCTTTACTAATTATGTATCTCTCTATAATACTGTTATGAAGTTGATATTCTTGGGAAGCTCATTTTCCATTGTGTGGTACATGAGGTATCACAAGGTTGTTCGTAGATCATATGACAAAGATCAAGATACCTTTCGCCATTACTTTCTTATATTGCCCTGCTTAGTATTGGCCCTATTAATCAATGAGAAATTCACAGTTAAGGAG GTGATGTGGACATTTTCCCTGTATTTGGAAGCTGTTGCTATACTTCCTCAACTAGTACTTTTACAGAGAACTAGAAATATTGACAATTTGACTGGACAATATGTCTTTCTTCTTGG TGCATACAGAGGTCTATACATTCTCAACTGGATCTATCGCTACTTTACTGAGCCCCACTTTGTCCATTGGATAA CATGGATTTCTGGCCTTGTTCAAACATTGCTCTATGCTGATTTCTTCTATTACTATTTCCAAAG CTGGAAGAACAACCAAAAGCTTCATTTGCCAGCTTGA